A single region of the Phycisphaerae bacterium genome encodes:
- a CDS encoding PAS domain S-box protein, protein MELEQVLWASEEKLSHILDGTPIPLFVVDRRHIITHWNQACQNLTGIPAREVVGTRKAWAAFYPDERPVMADLVVDERPKEEIVAMYGDRCCESPMLPAAYECEAAFAHLGIGGRWLLFMAAPVRDANGGLVGAIETFQDITDRKRVEGELQRRIEDLSEAQRRMEVLVSNTTDREKRMVALKREVNDLRRLLGREPKYQGPQLVDELIARSSASVGE, encoded by the coding sequence GTGGAACTGGAGCAAGTTCTGTGGGCAAGCGAAGAGAAGCTATCCCACATCTTGGACGGTACCCCCATTCCCCTTTTTGTGGTTGACAGGCGGCATATCATCACCCATTGGAACCAAGCCTGTCAGAACCTGACCGGGATCCCCGCCCGGGAGGTTGTCGGTACGCGGAAGGCATGGGCTGCCTTTTATCCCGACGAACGGCCGGTCATGGCAGACCTGGTTGTGGATGAGCGACCCAAGGAGGAGATTGTGGCGATGTACGGCGACCGGTGTTGCGAATCCCCCATGTTGCCCGCGGCTTACGAGTGTGAAGCGGCCTTTGCACATCTCGGGATTGGCGGTCGATGGCTCTTGTTCATGGCCGCTCCGGTGCGAGACGCAAATGGCGGCCTGGTCGGCGCGATCGAGACTTTCCAGGATATTACCGATCGCAAGCGGGTTGAAGGGGAGCTTCAGCGGCGGATTGAGGATCTGTCCGAGGCCCAACGACGGATGGAAGTCCTTGTGTCCAACACCACGGATCGTGAGAAGCGAATGGTGGCGCTGAAACGAGAGGTTAATGATCTGAGGCGCCTGCTGGGGCGTGAACCCAAGTACCAGGGTCCGCAGTTGGTGGATGAGCTCATCGCGAGATCCTCCGCATCTGTGGGTGAATAG